In bacterium, the sequence TCGACTGTTGCGCGCCCTGCGGCGGCACGTCCACGTACTGCACGGTCTTGCCGAGCGCGTCGGTGAACCTGGCGGCGATGTCCCCGAATGAAAGCGCCTCGGGCCCCGTGAGATCGTAGATCTTGCCCGCGTGGCCCGTCTCGGTCAGCGTCTTCACCGCGACCGACGCGATGTCGCGCACGTCGATGAGGCTGATCTTGCCATCGCGCATGGGCGCGTAGAAAGCGCCTTCGCCGACGATCGAGCCCGCGTTCCCAAAAAAGTTCTGCATGAAATAATGCGGGCGAAGGATCGTGACGTCGAGTCCGATGTCCGCGATGTCGCGATCCGTCTCGCCGTGCACGCGCTGAAGAAGATTGCCGGAGTTCGCGTTCGCCGACAGCGCCGACAGCCGGACGATGTGTTGCACGCCCGCCGCCTTCGCGGCCTTGGCGAACCCGACGTGCTGGTCGTGCATCGATTTGTCGAACGTCGTGCAAAGCAGCACGTGGTCAACGCCGGCAAGCGCGTCCCCGAGCGTCTCCGGTTTGCCGACATCGCCCTCGGCGACCTCAATGCCCTGATTTTTGTAGTTGCCCGCCTTTTTCGCGTCGCGCGTGAGCACCCGGTACGACGCACCTTTTTCGGAAAGCTGACGCGCGACCTCGGACCCCACGGTTCCGGTCGCCCCGACGACAAGGATCATGACCCACTCCTTTTTTTTGGAAATTTCAGAAAACGAACGCGTTGCCAATATCGATAGGCGTCAATGTAAGGC encodes:
- a CDS encoding SDR family oxidoreductase, with product MILVVGATGTVGSEVARQLSEKGASYRVLTRDAKKAGNYKNQGIEVAEGDVGKPETLGDALAGVDHVLLCTTFDKSMHDQHVGFAKAAKAAGVQHIVRLSALSANANSGNLLQRVHGETDRDIADIGLDVTILRPHYFMQNFFGNAGSIVGEGAFYAPMRDGKISLIDVRDIASVAVKTLTETGHAGKIYDLTGPEALSFGDIAARFTDALGKTVQYVDVPPQGAQQSMEDMGMPGWFAEGLVGLMDYFAQGKAAAVSPDVKNVTGRDPISFDRFLADNKAAFTA